The Christiangramia flava JLT2011 genome has a segment encoding these proteins:
- a CDS encoding SGNH/GDSL hydrolase family protein has protein sequence MKHLYLLVLLSISLSCSSTSNTTPPDNTVEDPKFSYLALGDSYTIGESVEPSERWPVQLAARLRQQNFNMAAPKIIAKTGWTTRNLLNGIENELDVQRDFDLVSVLIGVNNQYQGRSITEYEEELRQVFRKAINHSKRMEAGVFAVSIPDYGYTPFGSAHQEEISAELEEFNAVFKRVAEEFGVEYFNITPISQEAQNNPDLVAPDGLHPSGLMYSQWVDLFANQVAEKLPK, from the coding sequence ATGAAGCATCTATACCTCTTGGTTTTACTTTCTATAAGCCTTTCGTGCAGTTCCACCTCCAACACGACTCCGCCAGATAACACCGTGGAAGATCCTAAATTCAGCTATCTCGCTCTTGGCGATAGTTACACCATTGGGGAAAGTGTGGAGCCTTCTGAAAGGTGGCCGGTACAGCTGGCAGCGCGTTTGCGCCAGCAGAATTTCAATATGGCGGCACCAAAGATCATTGCCAAAACCGGTTGGACCACCCGGAATTTACTGAATGGTATCGAAAATGAACTGGATGTACAACGTGATTTTGACCTGGTTTCCGTTTTAATTGGTGTAAATAACCAGTATCAGGGGCGCTCCATCACAGAATATGAAGAAGAACTGCGTCAGGTTTTCCGGAAGGCGATCAATCATTCCAAGAGAATGGAAGCCGGCGTTTTCGCAGTGAGCATCCCCGATTATGGCTATACGCCTTTTGGGTCTGCACACCAGGAAGAGATCAGTGCCGAACTGGAGGAATTCAATGCCGTTTTTAAAAGAGTTGCTGAAGAGTTTGGTGTGGAATATTTCAATATTACCCCGATCTCCCAGGAAGCTCAGAACAATCCAGACCTGGTCGCGCCAGATGGCCTTCACCCCAGCGGTCTTATGTATAGCCAATGGGTAGATTTATTCGCCAATCAGGTAGCCGAGAAATTACCGAAATAA
- a CDS encoding PspC family transcriptional regulator, translating to MASAIHNIRYYLERHGFYVSSRLADKLGMRAKSVRLFFIYASFFTMGAGFIMYLILAFWLKLKDLVYTKRTSVFDL from the coding sequence ATGGCTTCGGCAATTCATAATATTCGCTATTACCTGGAACGTCATGGTTTCTATGTGTCCTCGAGATTGGCTGATAAGCTGGGAATGAGGGCGAAAAGCGTACGATTGTTTTTTATCTACGCGTCGTTTTTTACCATGGGAGCCGGTTTTATCATGTACCTTATCCTGGCTTTCTGGCTTAAATTAAAGGATTTAGTATATACCAAAAGAACCTCCGTATTTGACCTGTAA
- a CDS encoding DUF2851 family protein — translation MPEDFLYYLWGFQKFANTELRTASGEELRIEHTGYRNELSGPDFFNARLEIAGQLWAGNVEMHLKSSHWYEHFHEQDSAYDNVILHVVWEHDCDVFRKDQSIIPVLELKNLVVPEILENYANLLETPHRFINCENDFSGFSDFELEHWLERVYFERLEDHSAGIERNLRKQSGNWDAVFFQYLLKAFGLNVNGEAFQSIANQVPFTTIRKIAANQDDLESFLLGMSGLLENPKDCYAESLQQRFEFLKHKFQFSEETIQKPVFFRLRPDNFPTIRLAQIAALYSENTQLFSGVLKAEGLSEYYELLDLSLPEYWQQHYSFGTSHRSKNKKLSRDFKNLLVLNLFLPFQFAWSKYRGEEQADLILSILAQLPKEKNSIVENFENLRPGTVKNATHSQAVIQLKKHYCDQNRCLKCALGNKLLMRSREYH, via the coding sequence ATGCCGGAAGATTTTCTTTATTATCTCTGGGGCTTTCAGAAATTTGCGAATACCGAGCTTAGAACAGCTTCAGGAGAGGAATTACGCATTGAGCATACAGGATACAGAAATGAACTTTCAGGTCCCGATTTTTTTAACGCCAGGCTGGAAATTGCCGGTCAACTTTGGGCCGGTAATGTGGAAATGCACCTGAAATCTTCGCATTGGTATGAGCATTTTCATGAACAGGATTCGGCTTATGACAATGTGATCCTGCATGTAGTCTGGGAGCATGATTGTGACGTGTTTCGGAAAGACCAGTCTATAATTCCTGTTTTAGAATTGAAAAACCTGGTTGTTCCTGAAATTCTGGAAAATTATGCCAACTTGCTGGAAACGCCGCACCGGTTTATCAATTGCGAAAATGATTTTTCGGGTTTTTCAGATTTTGAATTGGAACACTGGCTGGAGCGGGTTTATTTTGAACGACTGGAAGACCATTCGGCAGGGATCGAAAGAAATTTGCGCAAACAGTCTGGTAATTGGGATGCAGTTTTCTTCCAATACCTTTTGAAAGCTTTCGGTTTGAATGTCAACGGAGAGGCATTTCAGAGTATTGCGAATCAGGTTCCTTTTACTACTATAAGGAAGATTGCTGCAAATCAGGATGATCTGGAATCTTTTCTTCTGGGAATGTCGGGATTGCTGGAAAATCCAAAGGATTGTTATGCGGAAAGTCTTCAGCAGCGCTTTGAATTTCTGAAACATAAATTTCAGTTTTCAGAAGAAACGATTCAAAAACCGGTATTTTTCCGGTTGCGACCAGATAATTTTCCCACGATCAGGCTGGCTCAGATCGCCGCGCTTTATTCAGAAAACACGCAGCTATTTTCCGGAGTATTGAAAGCTGAAGGGCTTTCAGAATACTATGAGTTATTAGATTTATCACTGCCGGAATACTGGCAGCAACATTACTCCTTCGGAACTAGCCATCGATCAAAAAATAAAAAACTCAGTCGGGATTTTAAAAACCTGCTGGTTTTGAATCTTTTCTTGCCTTTCCAATTTGCCTGGTCAAAATACCGGGGAGAAGAACAGGCTGATCTTATATTATCCATTCTGGCGCAACTACCGAAGGAAAAGAACAGCATCGTGGAGAACTTTGAAAATCTTCGACCGGGAACGGTAAAGAATGCGACTCATTCACAGGCGGTCATTCAATTAAAAAAGCATTATTGCGACCAAAACAGGTGTTTGAAGTGTGCGCTTGGGAATAAATTGTTAATGCGTTCACGGGAATATCATTAA
- a CDS encoding ABC transporter permease — translation MNFEYFVVKRLISTKKYKSSISAPIIKIAITAIAIGVVMMLVSFATGLGLQEKIRDKIAAFNGHISISSFDNNNSKVTLMPVSKEQDFYPEFQSVSGIRHVQAVATKFAVIRTETDFEGVVVKGVGEDYDWNYFKDFIVQGEIPDFSGKLNDEVLISEYLANRLNLKLGDRINTFFMRSDSDRPLQRGFRVAGIYDSGFQEFDELYVIADIRHIQRINKWDDNQVGAFEVFVDNFDEIDQKGNEIYENTSSLLDTQTISQKYYSIFEWLSLFDFNIALIIGIMILVAGINMITALLVLILERTQMIGIFKALGAADWSIRKIFLFNAGYLIILGLFWGNLIGLGLLLAQKYFKLVPLDPRTYYVTEVPIYLNWDYILFVNIGTLLLCMLMLLVPSIIISRISPVKAIKFD, via the coding sequence TTGAATTTCGAGTATTTCGTCGTTAAACGGCTAATTAGTACTAAAAAGTATAAAAGTAGTATTTCTGCTCCTATCATAAAAATCGCGATCACAGCTATTGCGATCGGGGTGGTGATGATGTTGGTTTCGTTCGCGACAGGTCTCGGTTTGCAGGAAAAGATTCGCGACAAGATCGCGGCTTTCAATGGGCACATCAGTATTTCCAGTTTCGATAATAACAATTCAAAGGTGACGCTGATGCCGGTTTCGAAAGAACAGGATTTTTATCCTGAATTTCAGTCGGTTTCCGGGATCAGGCATGTGCAGGCAGTAGCAACCAAATTTGCGGTCATTCGTACAGAAACCGATTTTGAAGGTGTGGTAGTAAAGGGTGTCGGCGAGGATTATGACTGGAATTATTTCAAAGATTTTATCGTGCAAGGGGAAATTCCTGATTTCTCCGGAAAACTGAACGATGAGGTCCTCATTTCAGAATATCTCGCGAATAGGCTAAATCTGAAGCTTGGAGATCGTATCAATACGTTTTTCATGCGCTCAGACAGTGATCGCCCTTTGCAGCGCGGTTTCCGGGTAGCAGGAATTTATGATTCCGGTTTTCAGGAATTTGATGAATTATACGTGATAGCTGATATAAGGCACATCCAGCGTATTAATAAGTGGGACGATAACCAGGTTGGTGCCTTCGAAGTTTTCGTGGATAACTTTGACGAAATTGATCAGAAAGGAAACGAAATCTATGAAAATACCAGTTCGCTTTTGGATACCCAGACCATCAGCCAGAAATACTATTCCATATTCGAATGGCTTTCGTTATTCGATTTTAATATAGCCTTGATCATCGGGATCATGATCCTGGTGGCGGGTATCAATATGATCACCGCGCTGCTGGTACTTATTCTGGAACGTACCCAGATGATCGGGATTTTTAAGGCTTTAGGTGCGGCAGACTGGAGTATTCGGAAAATATTCTTATTTAACGCAGGCTATTTGATAATTCTGGGCCTTTTTTGGGGGAACCTGATTGGTCTCGGGTTATTACTGGCTCAGAAGTATTTCAAGCTCGTACCGCTGGATCCGCGAACCTATTACGTGACCGAAGTGCCAATTTACCTGAACTGGGACTATATTCTGTTCGTAAACATCGGGACTTTACTGCTTTGTATGCTAATGTTGCTGGTACCTTCCATCATCATTTCCCGAATTTCTCCGGTGAAGGCAATCAAGTTCGATTAA
- a CDS encoding PLP-dependent cysteine synthase family protein translates to MNYAENILGTIGQTPLVKMNTVTREIEALVLAKYETFNPGNSVKDRMALKMVEDAEKNGLLKPGGTIIEGTSGNTGMGLALVAIVKGYKMICVMSDKQSKEKMDILKAVGSEVIVCPTDVAPDDPQSYYSTSKRLAEETPNSWYVNQYDNLSNSQAHYETTGPEIWEQTDGKITHFVVGVGTGGTISGVGRYLKEKNPKIKVWGIDTYGSVFKKYHETGIFDEKEIYPYVTEGIGEDILPKNVDFSIIDGFTKVTDKDAAIYTQKLAKEEGFFLGNSAGAAAKGILQLKEHFTKDDVVVVLFHDHGSRYVGKMYNDEWMKKMGYIE, encoded by the coding sequence ATGAACTACGCAGAAAATATATTAGGCACCATTGGTCAAACGCCATTGGTGAAAATGAATACCGTGACCCGTGAAATAGAGGCGCTGGTACTGGCAAAATATGAAACTTTCAACCCGGGTAATTCGGTTAAAGACCGGATGGCATTGAAAATGGTGGAAGATGCTGAAAAGAATGGCCTCTTGAAGCCCGGCGGAACCATTATCGAGGGAACTTCAGGGAATACCGGGATGGGCCTGGCGCTCGTTGCAATCGTCAAGGGATACAAGATGATTTGTGTGATGAGTGACAAGCAGAGTAAGGAGAAAATGGATATTCTGAAGGCAGTTGGAAGCGAGGTGATCGTTTGTCCAACTGATGTGGCGCCAGATGATCCTCAAAGTTATTATTCCACTTCGAAAAGGCTGGCTGAGGAAACCCCTAACTCGTGGTACGTGAATCAATATGATAATTTATCAAATTCCCAGGCGCACTACGAAACCACCGGACCGGAAATCTGGGAACAAACCGATGGAAAAATCACCCATTTCGTGGTAGGGGTGGGCACCGGCGGAACTATTTCAGGAGTTGGTAGGTACCTGAAGGAAAAGAACCCGAAAATCAAGGTTTGGGGAATCGATACTTACGGTTCTGTTTTTAAGAAATACCATGAAACTGGAATTTTCGATGAGAAGGAAATCTATCCTTACGTTACCGAAGGAATTGGAGAAGACATCCTTCCGAAGAATGTAGACTTCAGTATTATTGATGGTTTTACCAAAGTGACTGATAAAGATGCAGCTATCTACACTCAGAAACTGGCAAAAGAAGAGGGTTTCTTTTTAGGAAATAGCGCAGGTGCGGCCGCAAAAGGGATTCTTCAGTTAAAAGAACATTTTACCAAAGATGATGTGGTAGTCGTCCTGTTTCATGATCACGGGAGCAGATATGTGGGCAAGATGTATAACGACGAGTGGATGAAAAAAATGGGGTATATCGAGTAG
- a CDS encoding ComEA family DNA-binding protein, which yields MNWRSHFALTKGQRNGIFILVGLIVLLQVAILFFSFFPWSSEEIPTETPEIIAYQQKLDSLKEARQNFRKDTIFPFNPNYLTDFKGYELGMSLEEIDRVKTFRQTGKWINSAEEFQQVAGLEDSSFQKIRPYLRFPDWVTTKTSRKFSASASEKSAASTVELVDLNSATAEDLQVVQGIGKVLSERIVKYRYRIGGFRSAIQLNDVYGLQPEVVQKITSRFQVKTMPAFELVDLDTAGLDDLLSIPYIDEKLAREIINYRKLHEGISSIEELTKIPGFPSEKIDRIKLYLAKD from the coding sequence ATGAATTGGAGATCCCATTTTGCTCTCACTAAAGGTCAGCGAAATGGGATTTTCATTTTAGTCGGATTGATCGTTTTGCTGCAGGTAGCGATTCTTTTCTTTAGTTTTTTTCCCTGGTCTTCGGAAGAAATTCCTACAGAAACTCCCGAAATTATTGCTTACCAGCAAAAGCTTGACTCTCTCAAAGAGGCCAGGCAGAATTTCCGGAAGGATACCATCTTTCCTTTTAATCCCAATTACCTTACTGATTTTAAAGGTTATGAGCTGGGCATGAGCCTGGAGGAAATCGATCGGGTAAAAACCTTTCGCCAAACCGGGAAATGGATCAATTCCGCAGAAGAATTTCAACAGGTAGCCGGGCTGGAAGATTCCAGTTTTCAAAAGATCAGGCCTTATTTGCGTTTTCCTGATTGGGTTACAACTAAAACCTCTCGAAAGTTTTCAGCTTCAGCTTCTGAAAAAAGTGCGGCCTCGACAGTGGAACTTGTGGACCTGAATTCGGCTACCGCGGAAGATCTACAGGTGGTGCAGGGAATAGGGAAGGTGCTTTCTGAAAGAATTGTCAAATACCGGTACCGTATAGGTGGTTTTCGTTCAGCTATCCAGCTAAATGATGTCTACGGCCTTCAGCCGGAAGTCGTTCAGAAGATCACTTCCCGGTTTCAGGTGAAGACGATGCCGGCATTTGAACTGGTAGATCTGGATACGGCCGGTTTGGACGATCTACTCAGTATACCTTATATTGATGAGAAACTGGCTCGAGAGATCATCAATTACCGCAAACTGCACGAAGGTATCTCCAGTATTGAAGAACTGACAAAAATCCCGGGCTTTCCTTCCGAAAAAATCGACAGAATTAAATTATATTTGGCCAAAGACTAA
- the rpsU gene encoding 30S ribosomal protein S21 → MLIIPVKDGENIDRALKRFKRKFDKTGTMRQLRDRQHFTKPSVERRSQIQKAQYIQHLRDQEDI, encoded by the coding sequence ATGTTAATTATACCAGTTAAAGACGGAGAAAATATAGATAGAGCGCTAAAGCGTTTCAAGCGTAAGTTCGATAAAACCGGAACTATGCGTCAGCTTAGAGATCGTCAGCATTTTACAAAACCATCTGTAGAGAGAAGATCTCAGATTCAAAAAGCGCAATATATTCAGCATCTTAGAGATCAGGAAGATATCTAG
- a CDS encoding alanine/glycine:cation symporter family protein — protein MQKIISKEKLFSIIGLFLPLLTFAQSADEATISEKIDTIFSNYTSWFVDFIFYEIPFSESFQIPWVLIVLVGGALYFTIYFKLINFTGFWTAIKVVQGKYEDIEKHGADTLYADPTPNEGENIIETIRDDSADGEVSHFQALTAALSATVGLGNIAGVAVALSIGGPGATFWMVVAGLLGMASKFAECTLGVKYRDVGPDGTVYGGPMYYLKKGLGEKNMAGLGKVLAVVFSIFVIGGSFGGGNMFQANQAAAQFTQLLNLEGGNAGFYFGIVMAILVAVVIIGGIKRIASVTEKIVPFMAGIYVLAALIILGANWMYIDDAFGLIFEGAFSGLGIAGGLVGVMIQGIRRGAFSNEAGVGSAAIAHSAVRTKYPASEGIVALLEPFVDTVVICTMTALVIVITNFHEGFLEYGNEITEGVELTATAFDTVIPHFSIVLTIAVILFAFSTMISWSYYGMQGWKYLFGKGKVTDLVYKILFLIFVVVGASISLGSVINFSDAMIFAMVVPNIIGVILLTPVIKKELRKYMNAINKKEEALEEGATDYNKL, from the coding sequence ATGCAGAAGATTATTTCCAAAGAAAAATTGTTTTCAATTATTGGATTGTTCTTACCCTTACTAACCTTTGCACAATCGGCTGATGAAGCAACAATCTCTGAGAAGATCGACACGATTTTTTCAAATTATACAAGCTGGTTCGTAGATTTCATTTTCTACGAAATTCCATTCAGCGAATCTTTCCAGATCCCATGGGTGCTTATTGTTTTAGTAGGAGGCGCATTATACTTCACGATTTATTTTAAACTGATCAATTTTACCGGATTCTGGACGGCTATAAAAGTAGTGCAGGGTAAATATGAAGATATCGAAAAACACGGCGCTGATACGCTTTACGCCGATCCTACTCCCAATGAAGGAGAAAATATTATAGAAACCATTCGTGATGATAGTGCCGATGGTGAGGTTTCTCACTTTCAGGCATTAACAGCGGCCCTTTCTGCTACGGTAGGTTTGGGTAACATTGCCGGTGTGGCAGTAGCATTATCTATTGGTGGTCCAGGGGCTACGTTCTGGATGGTGGTTGCCGGCCTACTTGGAATGGCGTCAAAATTTGCTGAATGTACGCTGGGTGTAAAATATCGCGATGTAGGTCCTGACGGAACTGTATACGGTGGCCCAATGTATTACCTTAAAAAAGGTCTTGGTGAAAAGAATATGGCAGGTCTTGGTAAAGTACTGGCTGTAGTTTTCTCTATTTTCGTGATTGGTGGTTCATTTGGTGGTGGAAATATGTTCCAGGCCAATCAGGCTGCTGCACAGTTTACCCAATTACTAAACCTTGAAGGCGGAAATGCCGGTTTTTACTTCGGTATCGTGATGGCAATTCTTGTTGCTGTTGTGATCATTGGTGGGATTAAAAGAATTGCTTCAGTTACAGAAAAGATCGTTCCTTTCATGGCAGGGATCTACGTACTGGCTGCCTTGATCATTCTTGGTGCCAACTGGATGTATATTGATGATGCTTTCGGTTTGATTTTCGAAGGTGCTTTCTCAGGCCTTGGAATTGCCGGTGGTCTTGTGGGTGTAATGATTCAGGGTATTCGTAGAGGTGCCTTCTCTAACGAAGCTGGAGTTGGATCTGCTGCAATTGCCCACTCCGCGGTACGTACAAAATATCCTGCGAGTGAAGGGATCGTTGCGCTATTAGAGCCATTTGTTGACACTGTTGTGATTTGTACCATGACTGCGCTGGTTATTGTTATTACCAACTTCCATGAAGGATTTCTGGAATACGGAAATGAGATTACCGAAGGGGTGGAGCTTACCGCCACTGCTTTTGATACGGTAATTCCTCATTTCTCTATCGTTTTGACAATCGCGGTGATCCTATTTGCCTTTTCAACCATGATCTCCTGGTCTTACTATGGAATGCAGGGTTGGAAATACCTTTTCGGAAAAGGAAAAGTGACTGATCTTGTTTATAAAATCTTGTTCCTGATTTTCGTAGTGGTTGGTGCGTCTATCAGCCTGGGTTCAGTAATCAACTTCTCCGATGCGATGATCTTCGCGATGGTGGTTCCTAATATCATAGGGGTGATCTTACTAACTCCGGTTATTAAGAAGGAGCTGAGAAAATATATGAATGCGATCAACAAGAAAGAGGAGGCGCTCGAAGAGGGAGCGACCGACTATAATAAGTTGTAA
- a CDS encoding acyl-CoA dehydrogenase family protein encodes MSRYFTEEHELFRKSFKDFLQKEVVPHIEKWENEGTIERFIWEKFGEMGYFGLYQPEKFGGMDLDLFYTTIFLEELQKINSGGFAAAMWAHAYLAMTHLKAEASDDLKEKYLSPAIEGSKIGCLCISEPFGGSDVAGMKTTAIKDGDHYILNGSKTFITNGVYADFYVVAAKTDPEKGNKGMSIFLVDKEFGGISANKLNKLGWRASDTAELAFDNVKVPAAYLMGEEGKGFNYIMQHFALERLIMGVNAHARAEYALEYALGYMKEREAFGKSLDKFQALRHSVAEMASEIEMVKEFNYSIVQRLNDGEYVVKEASMSKLLATKIADEVIYKCLQLLGGYGYMEDYPMARMFRDSRLGPIGGGTSEILKEIIAKMVIDKKEYKPAAK; translated from the coding sequence ATGAGCAGATATTTTACTGAAGAGCACGAGCTTTTCCGGAAGAGTTTTAAAGATTTTTTACAAAAAGAAGTGGTTCCGCATATTGAAAAATGGGAAAATGAGGGAACCATTGAGCGATTCATCTGGGAGAAATTTGGAGAAATGGGCTATTTTGGCCTGTACCAGCCAGAGAAATTTGGAGGGATGGATCTTGATCTTTTCTATACCACCATTTTTCTGGAAGAATTACAAAAGATCAACTCCGGCGGATTTGCAGCGGCAATGTGGGCACATGCTTACCTTGCCATGACTCACCTGAAAGCTGAAGCCAGCGATGATTTGAAGGAGAAATATCTTAGTCCGGCAATTGAAGGGTCTAAAATTGGCTGTTTATGTATTTCTGAGCCCTTTGGCGGGTCTGATGTGGCCGGGATGAAAACCACCGCTATCAAAGATGGAGATCATTATATTTTGAACGGTTCCAAAACTTTTATTACCAATGGCGTGTATGCCGATTTCTATGTTGTGGCTGCCAAGACAGATCCTGAAAAAGGTAATAAAGGAATGAGCATTTTTCTGGTTGATAAGGAATTTGGTGGAATTTCAGCAAATAAATTAAATAAGCTTGGATGGAGGGCTTCTGATACTGCGGAACTTGCCTTTGATAACGTAAAAGTGCCTGCAGCATACCTGATGGGAGAAGAAGGGAAAGGTTTTAATTATATCATGCAGCATTTTGCCCTAGAGCGCCTAATCATGGGAGTAAATGCTCATGCCAGAGCAGAATATGCTTTAGAGTACGCCCTGGGATATATGAAGGAACGCGAGGCCTTCGGAAAAAGTCTGGACAAGTTTCAGGCTTTGAGACATAGCGTTGCCGAGATGGCTAGTGAGATCGAAATGGTAAAGGAATTTAATTATTCGATCGTACAGCGATTAAATGACGGTGAATATGTTGTAAAAGAGGCCAGCATGTCCAAACTTTTGGCAACCAAGATTGCTGATGAAGTGATCTACAAATGTTTGCAGCTGCTTGGGGGTTACGGATATATGGAAGATTACCCGATGGCAAGAATGTTCAGGGATAGCAGGCTCGGGCCAATTGGAGGCGGTACTTCTGAAATTTTGAAAGAAATTATCGCCAAAATGGTGATAGATAAAAAGGAGTATAAGCCCGCTGCGAAATAA
- a CDS encoding exo-beta-N-acetylmuramidase NamZ family protein, with the protein MIKRLPKITFLFFLFAMLSCANTSKENKNNEEAQLQTKPETSEKIVLAAEKLEEYLPFLKDRNVAIVGNQTSVIPNQNGAYVHLVDTLLSRNIRIQKVFAPEHGFRGEADAGEKVSDGIDEKTNLPIISLYGKHKKPTSEDLEGIDVLVFDIQDVGARFYTYLSTLHYIMEAAAENSKKVLVLDRPNPNGNYVDGPVMEPENTSFVGLHPVPIVYGMSIGEYAQMINGEKWLENGLACDLEVIKLGNYDHEKSYHLPVKPSPNLPNDQSINLYPSLCFFEGTTVNAGRGTNKQFQVFGSPYLNQEKYAYSYTPQPMPGAAYPKHSGEKCYGMDLTTAPGLERIELKWLIHAYENTSDKTAFFNNFFPKLAGTNDLQQQIENGVSEEDIRKSWEPGLQRFKNIRKKYLLY; encoded by the coding sequence ATGATTAAGAGATTGCCCAAAATTACATTTTTATTCTTTCTTTTCGCGATGCTTTCCTGTGCGAATACCAGCAAAGAAAACAAAAATAACGAGGAAGCCCAGCTTCAAACCAAACCTGAGACTTCTGAAAAAATTGTGCTGGCTGCAGAAAAACTGGAGGAATACCTGCCATTTTTAAAAGACAGGAATGTGGCAATCGTGGGTAATCAGACTTCGGTGATACCGAATCAAAATGGAGCATACGTGCATCTGGTGGATACGCTTTTGAGCAGAAATATCAGGATCCAGAAAGTTTTTGCTCCGGAACATGGTTTTCGAGGGGAAGCCGATGCGGGCGAAAAAGTTTCTGATGGGATCGATGAAAAGACCAATCTCCCCATTATCTCCCTTTACGGAAAACACAAAAAACCAACTTCCGAGGACCTGGAAGGAATCGATGTCCTGGTTTTTGATATTCAGGATGTAGGCGCGAGATTTTATACCTACCTATCCACGCTGCATTATATCATGGAAGCGGCTGCTGAAAATTCTAAAAAAGTCCTGGTTCTGGACCGCCCGAACCCGAATGGAAATTATGTTGACGGGCCTGTGATGGAACCTGAAAATACCAGTTTTGTCGGGCTACACCCGGTCCCGATCGTTTACGGAATGAGCATTGGCGAGTACGCCCAAATGATCAATGGTGAAAAATGGCTGGAAAACGGACTCGCCTGTGACCTCGAGGTGATCAAACTTGGAAATTATGATCACGAGAAATCTTATCATTTGCCGGTAAAACCTTCCCCGAATTTGCCTAACGATCAGTCCATCAACCTCTATCCTAGCCTTTGTTTTTTCGAAGGAACTACTGTAAACGCGGGGAGGGGAACTAATAAGCAGTTTCAGGTTTTCGGTTCACCATATCTAAACCAGGAGAAATATGCCTATTCTTATACACCACAGCCTATGCCCGGGGCGGCTTACCCGAAACATTCCGGTGAAAAATGCTACGGAATGGATCTTACGACAGCACCAGGCCTGGAGCGTATCGAATTAAAATGGCTGATCCATGCGTACGAGAATACTTCAGATAAAACTGCTTTTTTCAACAATTTCTTTCCGAAGCTGGCGGGAACGAATGACCTGCAGCAGCAGATAGAAAATGGTGTTTCCGAAGAAGATATCCGGAAAAGCTGGGAGCCCGGGCTTCAGAGGTTCAAAAATATCAGGAAAAAATACCTGTTATATTAA
- a CDS encoding YkgJ family cysteine cluster protein, producing the protein MEEILKQLPEKAKGMKKQHKKFFARLKKKPPKNLDAVMQELHEEEFQQTNCLECANCCKTTGPLFTQKDIERLSKHFRMKPGEFIDSYLRIDEDKDYVLQNLPCPFLGADNYCMVYEVRPKACREYPHTDRKDFHKIANITLKNTAICPAAFNIVEKMRANLP; encoded by the coding sequence ATGGAAGAAATTTTGAAACAGTTGCCAGAGAAGGCCAAAGGTATGAAGAAGCAGCATAAAAAGTTCTTCGCCAGGCTGAAAAAAAAGCCGCCTAAAAACCTCGATGCCGTGATGCAGGAATTGCACGAGGAGGAGTTCCAGCAAACTAACTGCCTGGAATGTGCAAATTGTTGCAAGACAACCGGTCCCTTATTTACCCAAAAAGACATTGAGCGCCTGAGCAAGCACTTCCGCATGAAGCCAGGTGAATTCATTGATTCTTACCTTCGCATCGATGAAGACAAGGATTATGTTTTGCAGAATTTGCCCTGCCCGTTCCTGGGAGCCGATAATTACTGCATGGTATACGAAGTACGACCAAAGGCCTGTCGCGAATACCCGCATACCGACCGAAAAGATTTCCATAAAATTGCCAATATCACCCTGAAGAATACCGCCATTTGTCCCGCCGCTTTCAATATCGTGGAAAAAATGAGGGCGAATTTGCCTTAA